One genomic window of Brevundimonas vesicularis includes the following:
- a CDS encoding VOC family protein — protein MSEIEDILLAVADPEISARFYASLLGCRPVMAGPDRALFKLTSGRALGLLRRAGDRREVCEVDFPLEGAEAVDQAHIDWWDRGARILTPPTDAAPVRSFVAGDPDGHRLRVFAVAA, from the coding sequence ATGAGCGAGATCGAGGATATTCTTTTGGCCGTCGCGGATCCGGAAATCAGCGCGCGCTTCTATGCCAGCCTGCTGGGTTGTCGGCCGGTGATGGCGGGACCGGACCGGGCCTTGTTCAAGCTGACGTCTGGTCGGGCATTGGGGCTGTTGCGGCGTGCCGGCGATCGGCGCGAGGTGTGCGAGGTCGACTTTCCGCTGGAGGGCGCCGAGGCGGTGGATCAGGCGCATATAGACTGGTGGGATCGCGGGGCGCGCATTCTGACGCCGCCAACGGACGCCGCGCCGGTCCGCAGCTTCGTGGCGGGCGATCCGGACGGCCATCGGCTGAGGGTCTTTGCCGTAGCGGCGTGA
- a CDS encoding helix-turn-helix transcriptional regulator, whose protein sequence is MSRSERLLDLLNVLRRHRRPVSGQVLAAEMGVSLRTLYRDIASLQAQGATIEGEAGVGYVLKPGFMLPPLMFTPEEIEALVLGSRWVADRADPRMRDAALAALGRISAVLPPDLRDEMDTSALLVVPGEPFPADRVDPALLRKAIRTERRLKLCYRDEAGSASERVVWPFALAFFDRVRLLIAWCELRGDFRSFRTDRIVEAEVMEARYPTRRQALMKTWREAHERSKSGGGC, encoded by the coding sequence GTGTCACGCTCCGAACGCCTTCTCGATCTACTGAACGTCCTGCGGCGGCATCGTCGGCCGGTGAGCGGGCAGGTGTTGGCCGCGGAGATGGGCGTCAGTCTGCGGACGCTTTATCGCGACATCGCCAGCCTGCAGGCGCAAGGCGCGACGATCGAGGGGGAGGCGGGGGTCGGCTATGTGTTGAAGCCGGGCTTCATGCTGCCGCCGTTGATGTTCACGCCGGAAGAGATCGAGGCCCTGGTGCTGGGATCACGCTGGGTGGCGGACCGCGCCGATCCGCGCATGCGCGATGCGGCGCTGGCGGCGCTCGGACGGATCTCGGCGGTGCTGCCGCCCGACCTGCGCGACGAGATGGACACATCGGCCCTGCTGGTCGTGCCGGGAGAACCGTTCCCGGCGGATCGAGTCGATCCGGCCTTATTAAGAAAAGCGATCCGCACCGAGCGCCGGCTGAAGCTGTGTTACCGCGACGAGGCAGGGTCGGCGTCCGAGCGTGTCGTCTGGCCGTTCGCCCTGGCTTTCTTCGATCGGGTGCGATTGCTGATCGCGTGGTGCGAACTGCGCGGTGATTTCCGCAGTTTCCGCACCGACCGCATCGTCGAGGCGGAGGTGATGGAGGCGCGCTATCCAACGCGTCGTCAGGCGCTGATGAAGACCTGGCGCGAGGCGCATGAAAGATCGAAGTCGGGCGGCGGCTGCTGA
- a CDS encoding response regulator, with product MSSLILIADDAAEGVEILDAALRRDGFRTVVAADGQQAADLHASLKPDLALLSVRLPVRDGWDVLGELRRRGETPVIMVGDRDEATDKLQALRIGADDYIAKPFNPAEVAASIQTILRRSGGGRAAKTLRVGPLEVQLENYLAAILTPSGKRRLDLTLTEFRILAHMARTPLRVFSRSEIMQACFPNQAVLERTIDSHVSHLRRKLDAADAAGLLTNVRGVGYRLEAEV from the coding sequence ATGAGCAGCCTGATCCTGATCGCCGATGACGCCGCCGAGGGCGTCGAAATCCTGGACGCGGCCCTGCGTCGGGACGGCTTTCGCACCGTCGTCGCCGCCGATGGCCAGCAGGCGGCCGACCTGCATGCGTCGCTCAAACCCGATCTCGCCCTGCTCAGCGTCCGCTTGCCTGTGCGCGACGGCTGGGATGTGCTGGGCGAACTTCGTCGGCGCGGCGAAACGCCCGTCATCATGGTCGGCGACCGAGACGAGGCCACAGACAAACTGCAGGCGCTGCGGATCGGGGCGGACGACTATATCGCCAAGCCGTTCAATCCGGCCGAGGTCGCGGCCTCGATCCAGACCATCCTGCGACGCAGCGGCGGCGGGCGGGCCGCCAAGACACTGCGCGTCGGTCCGTTGGAGGTGCAGTTGGAAAACTATCTGGCGGCGATCCTGACGCCGTCGGGCAAGCGCCGTCTGGACCTGACCCTGACGGAGTTTCGCATTCTGGCCCACATGGCCCGCACGCCCCTGCGCGTCTTCAGCCGCAGCGAGATCATGCAAGCCTGCTTCCCCAATCAGGCGGTTCTGGAACGCACGATCGACAGCCACGTCAGCCACCTGCGCCGCAAGCTGGACGCCGCCGACGCCGCCGGCTTGCTGACCAATGTGCGTGGGGTCGGATACCGGCTCGAGGCCGAGGTCTGA
- the queC gene encoding 7-cyano-7-deazaguanine synthase QueC yields MSVILEKTSPTASKTALVLFSGGQDSATCLAWALERFERVETVGFDYGQRHLVEMQARQAVRDGMKTALPRWADRLGDDHVVDLTGYGRIAESALTADRKIEMDARGLPTTFVPGRNLIFLVAAAALADRRGLDVLVGGMCETDYSGYPDCRHETMEAMARALSLGLDKPVVIDTPLMWLTKVQTWELADRIGGDRLIELIIEDSHTCYQGDRAHRHVWGYGCGSCPACELRAAGYDEWASGR; encoded by the coding sequence ATGAGCGTCATCCTGGAAAAGACCTCCCCCACCGCTAGCAAGACGGCCCTGGTTCTGTTCTCCGGCGGGCAGGACAGCGCGACCTGCCTGGCCTGGGCGCTGGAGCGGTTCGAGCGGGTGGAGACGGTCGGGTTCGACTATGGCCAGCGCCATCTGGTGGAGATGCAGGCCCGTCAGGCGGTGCGCGACGGAATGAAGACGGCCCTGCCGCGGTGGGCCGATCGCCTGGGCGATGACCATGTGGTGGACCTGACCGGATACGGCCGGATCGCCGAGAGCGCCCTGACCGCCGACCGCAAGATCGAAATGGACGCGCGCGGCCTGCCGACGACCTTCGTGCCAGGTCGCAATCTGATCTTCCTGGTTGCAGCCGCGGCGCTGGCGGATCGGCGCGGGCTGGACGTGCTGGTCGGCGGCATGTGCGAGACGGATTATTCGGGTTATCCGGATTGCCGCCACGAGACCATGGAGGCGATGGCGCGGGCGCTGTCGCTGGGGCTGGATAAGCCGGTCGTCATCGACACGCCCCTGATGTGGTTAACCAAGGTCCAGACCTGGGAGCTGGCGGACAGGATCGGCGGCGACAGGCTGATCGAGCTGATCATCGAGGATAGCCATACCTGCTATCAGGGCGACCGGGCGCATCGACACGTCTGGGGCTACGGCTGCGGGTCTTGCCCGGCCTGCGAACTGCGCGCGGCCGGCTATGACGAATGGGCGTCGGGGCGATGA
- a CDS encoding 6-pyruvoyl trahydropterin synthase family protein, with product MPVFEITKQATFDAAHHFPNEPEGSIYRRVHGHSFTVEATVRSEVLDVEHGWVADLGALDRALKAAAETLDHGMLNEHEGLELPSLENLCLWFAKTLKPEWPGLCRIQVARPTINERCVLSL from the coding sequence ATGCCCGTCTTTGAGATCACCAAACAGGCGACCTTCGACGCCGCCCATCACTTCCCGAACGAGCCTGAGGGCAGCATCTATCGCCGCGTCCACGGCCATTCCTTCACGGTCGAAGCGACGGTGCGGTCCGAGGTGCTGGACGTCGAACACGGCTGGGTGGCGGACCTGGGTGCGCTTGACCGGGCGCTTAAAGCGGCGGCCGAGACGCTGGATCACGGCATGCTGAACGAGCACGAGGGTCTGGAGCTGCCCAGTCTGGAAAACCTGTGCCTGTGGTTCGCCAAGACGCTGAAACCCGAGTGGCCGGGCCTTTGCCGAATTCAGGTGGCGCGGCCGACGATCAACGAGCGGTGCGTTCTAAGTCTCTGA
- a CDS encoding TonB-dependent receptor: MHRQTKLRLQLLLGTALLAAPVSAFAQTAPVQTAPTAASAEPAGLDDIVVTATKRETNLQDTPISISVVNAEALADRHVQSLMDLADGSVPSLRIATFEARQSALTIGIRGIVPNDANQPAREQGVGVYVDGVYLARQHGLAAALLDIERVEVLKGPQGTLFGRNTEGGALSLVTKKPTGVFGMRAIAGVGNLESYNSELHVDFPALGDFAFKVDGIISVQGPVTENILPGQTGFGEYDRRGLRFQTRWTPAENFTANFAADISKDKNTPFYSQLLNFNPNGLTVVPFTSATVPSGSIRALSPLVQVEGSKRMTQADIGVPQQFSVDDTRGMDLHLSYRPTDSLEIRSITAYRDLDVEQYDNIAGAHRPPVTGPNGKFSRYSLAGFWQHQFSQELQAVGSLGDSIDYVGGVFYFKETVSDDASTPSTNQWNADGTGYTILDPTPTIRGFRSLDRKSTAHSESKAIYGQATWTPASMDALHLTVGGRYTWDDKDGKLEVVNNAATNLTFSSKVDRFDPLVTLAYDVSNNINVYGKYSTGYRAGGASSRSLTYRSFDPEEVKAYEIGLKSDLFDRRVRFNAAVYAMDRTDSQIDFSLVTVQGASTRNTLETINAPGTTKIRGVELEGQLRATDNLTLSASYAYTDAKVPDTVNPFNGQVQQVFIAYTPENAGSVAADWNSPFMGATLKAHIDANYADAAHSFEQFAIKADSSFVVNARVAIADITTRDGGPLLEVALWSRNLLDETYVYRRDPSNRNTLGDYGNFNNPRTFGIELRASY, translated from the coding sequence ATGCACCGTCAGACCAAACTGCGCCTTCAGCTGCTGCTGGGGACCGCCCTTCTCGCCGCGCCCGTTTCCGCCTTCGCCCAGACCGCTCCGGTCCAGACCGCGCCGACGGCCGCCAGCGCCGAGCCGGCCGGTCTTGACGACATCGTCGTGACCGCCACCAAGCGGGAAACAAACCTGCAGGACACGCCGATCTCGATCTCGGTCGTCAACGCCGAAGCCCTGGCCGATCGCCACGTGCAGAGCCTGATGGACCTGGCCGACGGCAGCGTCCCCAGCCTGCGCATCGCCACCTTCGAGGCCCGTCAGTCCGCCCTGACCATCGGCATCCGCGGCATCGTGCCGAACGACGCCAACCAGCCCGCGCGTGAGCAGGGCGTCGGCGTCTATGTCGACGGCGTCTATCTGGCCCGCCAGCACGGCCTCGCCGCCGCCCTACTCGACATCGAGCGCGTCGAAGTCCTTAAGGGTCCGCAAGGCACCCTGTTCGGCCGCAACACCGAAGGCGGCGCCCTGTCGCTGGTGACCAAGAAGCCCACGGGCGTGTTCGGCATGCGCGCCATCGCCGGCGTGGGCAATCTGGAGTCCTACAACTCCGAACTGCACGTCGACTTCCCCGCCCTCGGCGACTTCGCCTTCAAGGTCGACGGAATCATTTCCGTCCAGGGTCCGGTGACCGAGAACATCCTGCCGGGCCAGACGGGCTTTGGCGAGTATGACCGCCGCGGCCTTCGCTTCCAGACGCGCTGGACGCCGGCTGAAAACTTCACCGCCAACTTCGCGGCTGACATCAGCAAGGACAAGAACACCCCGTTCTACAGCCAACTGCTGAACTTCAACCCGAATGGCCTGACCGTCGTGCCATTCACCTCGGCTACGGTTCCCTCGGGCAGCATTCGGGCCCTGTCGCCCTTGGTTCAGGTCGAAGGCTCCAAGCGCATGACGCAGGCCGACATCGGCGTGCCTCAGCAGTTCAGCGTCGACGACACGCGCGGCATGGACCTGCACCTGTCGTATCGCCCGACCGACTCACTGGAAATCCGCTCGATCACGGCCTACCGCGACCTGGACGTCGAACAGTATGACAACATCGCCGGCGCGCACCGCCCGCCGGTTACAGGCCCTAACGGCAAGTTCAGCCGCTACTCTCTGGCCGGCTTCTGGCAGCATCAGTTCAGCCAGGAACTGCAGGCCGTCGGCTCGCTGGGCGACAGCATCGACTACGTCGGCGGCGTCTTCTACTTCAAGGAAACCGTCTCGGACGACGCATCCACGCCTTCCACGAACCAGTGGAACGCCGACGGCACGGGCTACACCATCCTGGACCCCACCCCGACGATCCGCGGCTTCCGCTCGCTGGACCGCAAATCGACCGCCCATTCGGAATCCAAGGCCATCTACGGCCAGGCGACCTGGACCCCGGCCAGCATGGACGCGCTGCACCTGACGGTCGGCGGGCGCTACACCTGGGACGACAAGGACGGCAAGCTGGAGGTCGTCAACAACGCCGCCACCAACCTGACCTTCAGCTCCAAGGTCGATCGCTTCGATCCGCTGGTCACCCTGGCCTATGACGTCAGCAACAACATCAACGTCTACGGCAAGTATTCGACCGGCTACCGCGCCGGTGGCGCCTCCTCGCGCTCGCTGACCTACCGTTCGTTCGATCCCGAAGAGGTCAAGGCCTACGAAATTGGCCTGAAGAGCGACCTGTTCGACCGTCGCGTCCGCTTCAACGCCGCCGTCTACGCCATGGACCGCACCGACAGCCAGATCGACTTCAGCCTGGTCACCGTCCAGGGCGCCTCGACCCGCAACACGCTGGAAACGATCAACGCTCCGGGCACCACGAAAATCCGCGGCGTCGAGCTGGAAGGTCAGCTCCGGGCGACCGACAATCTGACCCTGTCGGCTTCTTACGCCTATACGGACGCCAAGGTGCCGGACACGGTCAACCCGTTCAACGGCCAGGTTCAGCAGGTCTTCATCGCCTATACGCCTGAGAACGCCGGCAGCGTCGCCGCCGACTGGAACTCGCCCTTCATGGGCGCGACCCTGAAGGCGCACATCGACGCCAACTACGCCGATGCGGCCCACAGCTTCGAGCAGTTCGCGATCAAGGCCGACTCGTCCTTCGTCGTGAACGCCCGCGTCGCCATCGCCGACATCACGACCCGCGACGGCGGTCCGCTGCTGGAAGTGGCCCTGTGGTCGCGCAACCTGCTGGACGAGACCTACGTCTATCGCCGCGATCCGTCGAACCGGAACACCCTGGGCGACTACGGCAACTTCAACAACCCGCGCACCTTCGGCATCGAGCTGCGCGCCTCCTACTAA
- a CDS encoding thioesterase family protein, translating to MTPEKGFPFGGLLAALCAQSMRQGLALTAPLRTLSVQYLSAARFGEQVAFRPRLLRGGRNVLYAAVEAQQDGRMTHHATGAYGLDAAPPPLTPLHAPPPPLDELDPKATIRGTMSPHFAQHVEYRFDGGPNILGGNEGKPVIERTWMRMADGRPLDEVGLCYLLDALYPPAWTASKTPSAMTTVDLRIDILTDPTPQTAPDGWAFFEFRMLDLGLGWTVDEAIAWGADGTPLALSRQRRKLLPQRPA from the coding sequence ATGACGCCGGAGAAGGGCTTTCCGTTCGGCGGGCTGCTGGCGGCCCTGTGCGCTCAGTCGATGCGACAGGGACTGGCGCTGACCGCGCCCCTTCGAACCCTGTCGGTCCAATATCTGTCAGCGGCAAGGTTCGGCGAACAGGTCGCCTTTCGCCCTCGCCTGCTGCGCGGCGGCCGTAACGTGCTGTATGCCGCGGTCGAGGCCCAGCAGGACGGGCGCATGACCCACCACGCCACCGGCGCCTATGGGCTGGACGCCGCGCCGCCTCCGCTGACGCCGTTGCACGCGCCGCCACCGCCGCTGGATGAACTGGACCCCAAGGCCACCATACGCGGGACGATGTCGCCGCATTTCGCCCAGCACGTCGAATACCGCTTCGACGGCGGCCCCAACATCCTGGGCGGCAATGAGGGCAAGCCGGTGATCGAGCGCACCTGGATGCGGATGGCCGACGGCCGGCCCTTGGATGAGGTCGGCCTGTGCTACCTGCTGGACGCGCTGTACCCGCCCGCCTGGACCGCATCCAAGACGCCGAGCGCCATGACCACCGTCGATCTGCGCATCGACATCCTGACCGATCCAACGCCACAGACCGCGCCGGACGGCTGGGCCTTCTTCGAGTTCAGGATGCTGGACCTCGGCCTGGGCTGGACGGTGGACGAGGCGATCGCCTGGGGCGCTGATGGAACGCCGCTGGCCCTGTCGCGCCAGCGGCGCAAACTGCTGCCGCAACGTCCCGCCTGA
- a CDS encoding winged helix-turn-helix transcriptional regulator, with the protein MGRTADYSRQSCSIAATLEVIGDPWTLLVIRDAFNGVSRFEQWQDNLGVARNVLAARLKSLVQHGVLEPRLYSERPPRNEYVLTAKGKDLYGVLVTLHGWGNKHVYGDADSGIDMVHKTCGDSLTPRIACGCCGEIVKPRDIALTRAENRPTVGDVMPKEAA; encoded by the coding sequence ATGGGACGCACCGCCGACTACAGCCGCCAAAGCTGCTCCATCGCCGCCACGCTTGAGGTGATCGGCGATCCCTGGACCCTGTTAGTCATTCGCGACGCCTTCAACGGCGTCAGCCGGTTCGAACAGTGGCAAGACAATCTGGGCGTGGCGCGCAATGTCTTGGCCGCACGGCTCAAAAGCCTGGTCCAGCACGGCGTGCTGGAGCCGCGCCTGTATTCCGAACGCCCGCCGCGCAACGAATATGTCCTGACCGCCAAAGGCAAGGATCTGTACGGCGTTCTGGTCACACTACACGGCTGGGGCAACAAACACGTCTATGGCGACGCCGACAGCGGCATCGACATGGTCCACAAGACCTGCGGCGATTCCCTGACCCCGCGCATCGCCTGTGGCTGTTGCGGCGAGATCGTCAAGCCCAGAGACATCGCCCTGACTCGCGCGGAGAACCGGCCGACAGTCGGCGATGTGATGCCCAAGGAAGCGGCTTAG
- the queE gene encoding 7-carboxy-7-deazaguanine synthase, whose protein sequence is MTYSAKEVFLTVQGEGGQAGRPAVFLRFAGCNLWSGREQDRASAVCTFCDTDFVGVDGDGGGKFATADLLADHVAAMWRGREGDPKLVVCTGGEPLLQLDAPLIDALHARGFEIAIESNGTLLAPAGVDWICISPKADADVVQTRGTELKLVFPQPKAMPDRFEHLDFERFWLQPMDGPDQVENTAAAIEYCLTHPQWRLSVQTHKYIGVR, encoded by the coding sequence ATGACCTATTCGGCCAAGGAAGTGTTCCTGACGGTTCAAGGCGAGGGCGGACAGGCGGGGCGGCCGGCGGTCTTCCTGCGATTCGCCGGCTGCAATCTGTGGAGCGGTCGCGAGCAGGATCGGGCCAGCGCCGTCTGCACCTTCTGCGACACCGACTTTGTCGGGGTGGACGGGGACGGGGGCGGCAAGTTCGCGACGGCGGACCTGCTGGCCGATCATGTCGCGGCGATGTGGCGCGGGCGTGAAGGTGATCCGAAACTGGTGGTCTGCACCGGCGGAGAGCCCTTGCTGCAACTGGATGCGCCGCTGATTGACGCGCTGCATGCGCGAGGTTTCGAGATCGCCATCGAGTCGAATGGCACCTTGTTGGCCCCCGCCGGCGTCGACTGGATCTGCATCAGTCCCAAGGCCGACGCGGATGTGGTGCAGACGCGAGGCACCGAGCTGAAGCTGGTCTTCCCCCAGCCCAAGGCCATGCCGGATCGGTTCGAACACCTGGATTTCGAACGGTTCTGGCTTCAGCCGATGGATGGGCCAGATCAGGTGGAGAACACCGCCGCCGCCATCGAATATTGCCTGACCCACCCGCAGTGGCGCCTGAGCGTCCAGACCCACAAATACATCGGCGTCCGCTAA